A region from the Alnus glutinosa chromosome 5, dhAlnGlut1.1, whole genome shotgun sequence genome encodes:
- the LOC133867834 gene encoding auxin-repressed 12.5 kDa protein-like, with protein sequence MVLLEKLWDDVVAGPQPERGLGKLRKISAKPLNVQVLDVEGEGSKLQRSMTMPASPGTPSTPITPTTPVAARKDNVWRSVFNPGSNLATKRLGAHQIFDKPEPNSPTVYDWLYSGETRSKHR encoded by the exons ATGGTTCTGCTAGAGAAGCTTTGGGACGATGTCGTGGCCGGACCTCAACCTGAGCGTGGCCTTGGTAAGCTCAGGAAGATCTCCGCCAAGCCCTTGAACGTCcaag TGTTAGATGTGGAAGGAGAGGGAAGCAAGTTACAGAGGTCGATGACGATGCCGGCGAGCCCAGGGACACCTTCGACACCTATAACGCCGACAACACCAGTGGCGGCGCGTAAGGATAACGTGTGGAGGAGCGTGTTCAACCCCGGTAGCAACCTTGCCACAAAGAGACTAGGTGCTCATCAGATCTTTGACAAGCCAGAGCCTAACTCTCCCACTGTCTACGACTG GCTCTACAGTGGCGAGACGCGAAGCAAGCATCGCTGA